The following proteins are co-located in the Silene latifolia isolate original U9 population chromosome 1, ASM4854445v1, whole genome shotgun sequence genome:
- the LOC141591101 gene encoding CASP-like protein 4B3 — protein sequence MSHPAAVSTPEKHFVGVIQPSPAVDVEAGVAAKECWVKKKAVTLILRASALLFSVISFMLTVTVTDFTDYSALCYVFTIVLVVMIYTAVFVGIHGHEVRTGEVVIPAKVAVWMNFLGDQILALMLLSAGSAGAETVTALRQNYVGPAVDQLTASVAMTFLLFLALEPAALISTYNFSIYISKS from the exons ATGTCACATCCCGCCGCAGTTTCGACTCCAGAAAAACACTTTGTTGGAGTAATACAACCATCTCCCGCGGTGGATGTTGAGGCAGGGGTAGCCGCAAAGGAGTGTTGGGTGAAGAAAAAGGCAGTGACATTGATTTTGAGGGCGTCAGCCTTACTATTTTCTGTCATCTCTTTCATGCTCACGGTTACGGTCACGGACTTCACTGATTACTCTGCTTTATG TTACGTGTTCACCATAGTATTAGTGGTGATGATCTACACAGCTGTGTTCGTTGGGATACACGGTCACGAGGTACGCACGGGAGAAGTGGTCATTCCTGCTAAGGTTGCTGTCTGGATGAACTTTTTAGGAGACCAG ATTCTAGCGTTAATGTTGCTATCAGCGGGGTCAGCAGGAGCTGAAACAGTGACTGCACTAAGGCAGAACTATGTAGGCCCAGCTGTAGATCAATTGACTGCATCGGTTGCCATGACATTTTTACTGTTCCTTGCTTTGGAACCGGCCGCGTTAATTTCTACTTATAACTTTTCTATTTACATTTCTAAATCATGA